The following proteins are co-located in the Triticum aestivum cultivar Chinese Spring chromosome 1A, IWGSC CS RefSeq v2.1, whole genome shotgun sequence genome:
- the LOC123169981 gene encoding uncharacterized protein, with translation MAGGQVAAHRAFLLCNYLLLGTASGCIFLTLSLRLVPSPSGLLLVFLHALTAVFAAAGCSGSFTTPTAGAGAQHTAHTAGAVLTAIFQGAAAVLAFTRTADFLAELRSYVREDDGAVILRLVGGLGAAIFVLEWASLALAFALRLSEDGGEEATDGGEYSKSLPSGYHV, from the coding sequence ATGGCTGGTGGGCAAGTGGCGGCGCACAGGGCGTTCCTGCTCTGCAACTACTTGCTTCTGGGCACGGCGTCGGGCTGCATCTTCCTCACACTCTCGCTCCGCCTTGTCCCATCCCCGTCCGGCCTGCTCCTCGTCTTCCTCCACGCGCTCACCGCGGTCTTTGCCGCGGCTGGCTGCTCGGGCTCCTTCACTACCCCCACAGCCGGCGCCGGAGCCCAGCACACTGCACATACCGCCGGTGCCGTCCTCACTGCCATCTTCCAGGGTGCTGCAGCCGTGCTCGCATTCACCCGCACGGCTGACTTCCTCGCCGAGCTGCGGTCCTACGTCCGGGAGGACGACGGCGCGGTTATCCTCAGGCTCGTCGGCGGTCTTGGCGCCGCCATCTTCGTGCTCGAGTGGGCCTCGCTCGCACTCGCCTTCGCTCTTCGGCTCAGCGAAGACGGCGGCGAGGAGGCAACCGACGGTGGCGAGTACAGCAAGAGCTTGCCGTCTGGCTACCACGTCTGA